The following are from one region of the Capsicum annuum cultivar UCD-10X-F1 chromosome 1, UCD10Xv1.1, whole genome shotgun sequence genome:
- the LOC107873473 gene encoding flavonol sulfotransferase-like — protein MSSSNFPCNASRLSASYGSENFKNMCEKYKDIISTLPKLEPSYPGYESYQYQGFWYPIQFLQVILYMQENFRARPSDIFLCSAMKTGTTWLKALTFSIMTRHIFHDDDSTNNPLLNKVPHDCLPFLEVDFISNPKFVDAELPLLSTHVPYSHLPPSILESNCKIIYICREPKDTLVSLWKFSQKVFDQDVSVANILTLEHQVKWFCEGKSFYGPYWNHVLGYWEASHDVERHDKVLFLKYEDLLKDTLYYVKKLAEFMERPFSMEEETRGVPEEIIARCNFKSLSNLEVNKTGLHRPETQRVQNSIFFRKGEIGDWKNYLTKDMAKEIDDITMEKFQS, from the coding sequence ATGAGTTCCTCTAATTTCCCTTGCAACGCTAGTCGTTTATCTGCAAGCTATGGATCagaaaatttcaagaatatgtgtgaaaaatacaaagatataataTCAACCCTCCCCAAACTAGAGCCTTCCTATCCTGGTTATGAATCTTACCAATATCAAGGATTTTGGTACCCTATACAGTTCTTACAAGTAATTTTATATATGCAAGAAAACTTCAGGGCTCGACCCTCTGATATTTTCCTTTGCAGTGCTATGAAAACAGGCACCACTTGGCTTAAAGCTTTAACCTTTTCCATTATGACTAGGCATATTTTTCATGATGACGACTCTACAAATAACCCTTTACTCAATAAGGTACCCCATGATTGCCTACCCTTTTTGGAAGTTGATTTTATCTCCAACCCTAAATTTGTAGATGCAGAGTTGCCATTATTATCCACACATGTTCCTTACAGTCACTTACCACCATCCATACTAGAATCCAATTGCAAGATCATTTACATATGCAGAGAACCCAAAGATACCTTAGTTTCTTTGTGGAAATTCAGTCAAAAGGTATTTGACCAAGATGTATCAGTAGCAAATATTCTTACACTTGAACACCAAGTCAAGTGGTTTTGTGAAGGCAAATCGTTTTATGGACCTTATTGGAATCACGTGTTGGGGTATTGGGAAGCAAGTCATGATGTAGAGAGACATGATAAAGTATTGTTCTTGAAGTATGAAGATTTGTTGAAGGACACATTATACTATGTGAAGAAATTGGCGGAATTCATGGAGAGACCTTTCTCTATGGAGGAAGAAACACGAGGTGTGCCTGAAGAAATCATAGCACGCTGTAATTTCAAAAGTTTGAGCAATTTAGAGGTGAACAAAACCGGCTTGCATCGGCCAGAAACTCAGCGAGTTCAGAATAGTATATTTTTTCGGAAAGGAGAAATTGGCGATTGGAAGAATTATTTGACCAAGGATATGGCAAAAGAAATTGATGACATAACGATGGAGAAATTTCAATCTTGA